The proteins below are encoded in one region of Pseudonocardia sp. DSM 110487:
- a CDS encoding helicase-associated domain-containing protein yields MSRSAGLGAWLATLSTAELEAILRARPDVLRHPAPTDLAMLSDRLAAQASVNRALLELSKPALQVAEALLALGGTATRDELHGLLGAADAPLVAAVDAAVAELTSMALVWPLHGRIRQVGGWGAITPDPLGLGRPARKLYGRLATEQLDRIGVQHGVHGLGRAGIDAVVAILTDPAAVADRLSRADPAVAEAVRQLAWHGPRRSGVRFPEPGESVEPHHVGHQIALQGWVAPTEWGIAEMPREVALAVRGPGYHAPFDPHPPHAATASVDPGQLRASSEHAALAALDAIRALVTLLGDSPLTTVQGGGIGVRELRRAAKELGSDITSVRLGLETAAAAGLVALAREGEGRITPRRGYQPPVGVALPTEAVDEWLAAEPADAYARLLLAWWGLPMVPSLRVDESGRPAPALVRAYGHPEHQRMRSGALAALATLGDYRGLVDLDTLRELLAHRAPMDREFPDDAARLHATLSEAEVLGLVATGALTPLGHHLLTAVRADQPHSVLRRAIADALPAPTGTATFLPDLTALVTGIAAAPLMRLLDVAADAERRDVTSVWRFTAASVRRALDAGHTADGLLAALAAAADHPIPQPLEYLVRDVARQHGQVQVRAVTTCVRVADAALGAELAAQRTLAPLRLQPLADTVLVSDRPVAEVLEALRSAGYSPVEQDTTGTTVVTRTPVRRAPTPPGEQWPGTRVDVAALAARLTGAA; encoded by the coding sequence ATGAGCCGGTCGGCCGGGCTGGGAGCGTGGCTCGCCACGCTGAGCACAGCGGAGCTGGAGGCCATCCTGCGCGCCCGGCCCGATGTGCTGCGCCACCCGGCGCCCACGGATCTCGCCATGCTGTCCGATCGGCTGGCGGCCCAGGCGTCGGTCAACCGCGCGCTGCTGGAGCTCTCCAAGCCCGCGCTGCAGGTCGCCGAGGCGCTGCTGGCGCTCGGTGGCACCGCGACGCGCGATGAGCTGCACGGCCTGCTCGGCGCCGCGGATGCCCCGCTCGTGGCCGCCGTCGACGCCGCGGTCGCGGAGCTCACCTCGATGGCGCTCGTGTGGCCACTGCACGGGCGGATTCGGCAGGTCGGCGGCTGGGGAGCGATCACGCCGGATCCGCTCGGCCTCGGCCGTCCGGCGCGCAAGCTCTACGGCCGGCTCGCCACGGAGCAGCTCGATCGCATCGGCGTCCAGCACGGCGTGCACGGTCTGGGGCGGGCGGGGATCGACGCCGTCGTGGCCATCCTCACCGACCCCGCCGCGGTCGCGGACCGGCTGTCCAGGGCCGATCCCGCGGTCGCGGAGGCCGTGCGACAGCTCGCATGGCACGGGCCCCGGCGCTCTGGGGTGCGGTTCCCCGAGCCCGGCGAGTCCGTCGAGCCCCACCACGTGGGCCACCAGATCGCGCTGCAGGGCTGGGTGGCGCCCACGGAGTGGGGTATCGCCGAGATGCCGCGAGAGGTCGCGCTCGCCGTACGAGGGCCGGGCTACCACGCGCCCTTCGACCCCCATCCGCCCCACGCGGCCACCGCGTCCGTCGACCCGGGGCAGCTGCGCGCTTCGAGCGAGCATGCCGCACTCGCGGCACTGGATGCGATCCGTGCGCTCGTCACGCTGCTGGGCGACAGCCCGCTCACCACCGTGCAGGGTGGTGGCATCGGCGTCCGCGAGCTGCGGCGGGCGGCCAAGGAGCTGGGTTCCGACATCACGAGCGTCCGGCTCGGGTTGGAGACCGCCGCCGCGGCGGGCCTTGTCGCGCTCGCTCGCGAGGGCGAAGGGCGCATCACGCCGCGCCGTGGGTACCAGCCGCCCGTCGGTGTCGCGCTGCCCACCGAGGCGGTCGACGAGTGGCTCGCCGCCGAACCGGCCGACGCCTACGCCCGGCTCCTGCTCGCGTGGTGGGGACTGCCGATGGTGCCCAGCCTGCGCGTCGACGAGTCCGGCCGGCCCGCTCCCGCCCTCGTGCGCGCCTACGGGCACCCGGAACACCAGCGGATGCGCTCGGGTGCGCTCGCCGCGCTGGCGACGCTGGGCGATTACAGGGGTCTCGTCGACCTCGACACGCTGCGCGAGCTGCTCGCCCACCGCGCGCCGATGGACCGCGAGTTCCCCGACGACGCCGCCCGGCTGCACGCCACCCTCTCCGAGGCCGAGGTGCTCGGCCTGGTCGCGACGGGAGCACTCACCCCGCTCGGACACCACCTGCTCACGGCCGTACGCGCCGACCAGCCCCACAGCGTGCTGCGGCGCGCCATCGCCGACGCGCTGCCCGCACCCACCGGCACCGCGACGTTCCTGCCCGACCTCACCGCACTCGTCACCGGCATCGCGGCCGCCCCACTCATGCGGCTGCTCGACGTGGCCGCCGACGCCGAGCGCCGCGACGTCACGTCGGTCTGGAGGTTCACGGCGGCAAGCGTGCGGCGGGCCCTCGACGCCGGCCACACGGCCGACGGACTGTTGGCCGCGCTCGCCGCGGCCGCCGACCACCCGATCCCGCAGCCCCTCGAATACCTCGTCCGCGACGTCGCCCGCCAGCACGGACAGGTCCAGGTGCGCGCGGTCACCACCTGCGTCCGCGTTGCCGACGCCGCGCTGGGCGCAGAGCTCGCGGCGCAGCGCACGCTGGCCCCGCTACGGCTGCAACCGCTGGCCGACACCGTCCTGGTCAGCGATCGCCCCGTGGCCGAGGTGCTGGAAGCGCTGCGGTCTGCCGGCTACTCGCCGGTGGAGCAGGACACCACCGGTACCACCGTGGTCACCCGCACGCCGGTGCGCCGGGCGCCCACACCGCCCGGAGAGCAATGGCCGGGCACACGGGTCGACGTGGCCGCGCTCGCGGCGCGGCTCACGGGTGCCGCATGA
- a CDS encoding aspartate kinase: MALVVQKYGGSSVQDADRIKKVAERIVRTHKEGNDVVVVVSAMGDTTDDLLDLADQVSPAPPPRELDMLLTAGERISNALVAMAIHSLGAQARSFTGSQAGMITTSKHGDARIVQVNPQRLREALDEGAIVLVAGFQGVSQDSKDVTTLGRGGSDTTAVALAAALEADVCEIYTDVDGIYSADPRIVPDARLLETITYEEMLEMAACGAKVLHLRAVEYARRYNVPLRVRSSYNDKPGSLVTGSIEEIPMEQAIITGVAHDRSEAKITVTDVPDTPGMAARIFRTVADAEINIDMVLQNISRTSAQRTDITFTLPRTDGPRAVAALTAAQPEVGFAEVLHDAEVGKVSLVGAGMRSHPGVTATFCEALSSAGINIETMNTSEIRISVLCRPDQLDTAVSALHAAFELGGAEQAVVHAGTGR; the protein is encoded by the coding sequence GTGGCCCTCGTCGTGCAGAAGTACGGCGGATCGTCCGTTCAGGACGCGGACCGCATCAAGAAGGTCGCCGAACGGATCGTCCGCACGCACAAAGAGGGCAACGACGTCGTCGTGGTGGTCTCGGCCATGGGTGACACCACCGACGACCTGCTCGACCTCGCCGACCAGGTCTCCCCGGCGCCCCCACCGCGCGAGCTGGACATGCTGCTCACCGCCGGTGAGCGCATCTCCAACGCGCTCGTGGCGATGGCGATCCACTCGCTCGGCGCGCAGGCGCGCTCGTTCACCGGCTCGCAGGCCGGCATGATCACCACGTCCAAGCACGGGGACGCGCGGATCGTGCAGGTCAACCCGCAGCGGCTGCGCGAGGCCCTCGACGAGGGCGCGATCGTGCTCGTCGCCGGGTTCCAGGGAGTGAGCCAGGACTCGAAGGACGTCACCACGCTCGGCCGCGGCGGTTCGGACACCACGGCGGTGGCGCTCGCCGCCGCGCTGGAGGCGGACGTCTGCGAGATCTACACCGACGTCGACGGCATCTACAGCGCCGATCCGCGCATCGTCCCGGACGCGCGGCTGCTCGAGACCATCACCTACGAGGAGATGCTCGAGATGGCCGCCTGCGGGGCGAAGGTCCTGCACCTGCGCGCCGTGGAGTACGCCCGGCGCTACAACGTCCCGCTGCGGGTGCGCAGCTCGTACAACGACAAGCCGGGCTCGCTCGTCACCGGCTCGATCGAGGAGATCCCCATGGAGCAGGCGATCATCACAGGGGTCGCTCACGACCGGTCCGAAGCGAAGATCACCGTCACCGATGTGCCGGACACGCCCGGCATGGCGGCCCGGATCTTCCGCACGGTGGCCGATGCCGAGATCAACATCGACATGGTGCTGCAGAACATCAGCCGCACGTCGGCGCAGCGCACCGACATCACGTTCACGCTGCCGCGCACCGACGGCCCGCGTGCCGTCGCCGCGCTCACCGCCGCGCAGCCCGAGGTCGGGTTCGCCGAGGTGCTGCACGACGCGGAGGTCGGGAAGGTGTCGCTGGTCGGCGCCGGGATGCGCTCGCACCCTGGCGTAACGGCCACGTTCTGCGAGGCGCTCTCCAGCGCGGGGATCAACATCGAGACCATGAACACCTCGGAGATCCGGATCTCCGTGCTCTGCAGGCCCGATCAGCTCGACACCGCGGTGAGCGCACTGCACGCCGCGTTCGAGCTCGGCGGTGCCGAGCAGGCAGTGGTACACGCGGGAACGGGACGGTGA
- a CDS encoding aspartate-semialdehyde dehydrogenase, whose translation MTDGFAHEEHGRHEHGRHERGPVLALVGATGAVGSTMIEIIDARENVPWSEIRLVASARSAGKVLRVRGQDITVRALAPEVFDGVDVALFDVPDEVSAQWAPIAAERGAVAVDNSGAFRMDPDVPLVVPEVNAEKASERPKGIISNPNCTTLSMMAAMGALHREFGLEALVVASYQAASGAGQGGIDRLYAELSAVAGKEVGVRGGDVAETLAAAGLDAAASPFPAPLALNVVPWAGSLKEDGWASEELKVRNEARKILGIPDLKVSATCVRVPVVTTHSLAVHATFSREVTVEAARKVLAEQPSIVLRDDPAAGEFPTPADAVGGDPTWVGRIRQALDFPNTLELFVCGDNLRKGAALNTYEIAETVAVSL comes from the coding sequence ATGACCGACGGATTCGCCCACGAGGAGCACGGCCGCCACGAGCACGGGCGCCACGAGCGGGGCCCGGTGCTCGCGCTCGTCGGCGCCACCGGGGCGGTCGGCAGCACGATGATCGAGATCATCGACGCACGCGAGAACGTGCCGTGGTCGGAGATCAGGCTCGTCGCGTCGGCTCGGTCGGCGGGCAAGGTGCTGCGGGTGCGCGGGCAGGACATCACCGTGCGGGCGCTGGCACCCGAGGTGTTCGACGGCGTCGACGTCGCGCTGTTCGACGTGCCCGACGAGGTCAGCGCGCAGTGGGCGCCGATCGCGGCCGAGCGCGGCGCGGTGGCCGTGGACAACTCCGGCGCCTTCCGGATGGACCCCGACGTGCCGCTCGTGGTGCCCGAGGTGAACGCCGAGAAGGCCTCCGAGCGGCCGAAGGGGATCATCTCCAACCCCAACTGCACCACGCTGTCGATGATGGCCGCCATGGGCGCGCTGCACCGCGAGTTCGGCCTGGAAGCGCTGGTCGTGGCCTCCTACCAGGCCGCGTCCGGCGCGGGCCAGGGCGGCATCGACCGGCTCTACGCCGAGCTCTCCGCCGTGGCGGGCAAGGAGGTCGGGGTGCGGGGCGGCGACGTCGCGGAGACGCTCGCCGCTGCGGGGCTCGACGCCGCGGCGTCGCCGTTCCCCGCGCCGCTCGCGCTCAACGTCGTGCCGTGGGCTGGCTCGCTCAAGGAGGACGGCTGGGCGTCGGAGGAGCTCAAGGTCCGCAACGAGGCCCGCAAGATCCTCGGCATCCCGGACCTCAAGGTGTCCGCCACGTGCGTTCGGGTCCCGGTGGTCACCACTCACTCGCTCGCGGTGCACGCCACCTTCTCGCGCGAGGTCACGGTGGAGGCGGCTCGCAAGGTGCTCGCCGAGCAGCCGTCGATCGTGCTGCGCGACGACCCGGCGGCGGGCGAGTTCCCCACGCCTGCCGACGCCGTCGGTGGCGACCCCACCTGGGTCGGCCGGATCCGGCAGGCCCTCGATTTCCCCAACACGCTCGAGCTGTTCGTCTGTGGCGACAACCTGCGCAAGGGCGCCGCCCTGAACACCTACGAGATCGCGGAGACGGTGGCGGTCAGTCTCTGA
- a CDS encoding endonuclease/exonuclease/phosphatase family protein yields the protein MVAAVFAVAVAVPTVPDLLFGLDRRSPFAQLVSMRPWILGGVLVLLVLLLIVMVFERRVWPFAAGVLAVLLVGGGIVLPRVLPDTAPARGAPFRVLAFNTFEGGANAEQLAALIEDQQPDAVAISESGRNFADKLQPLVEPLGYQVHVTTIDPADDDVEEVTAVVSDQLGEVEVRIGDETSAFPYIEVSGGELDALRFVAFHAVAPVPGSVPDWNADLALLSRWCSGPTPAVIAGDFNATLDHSALRDGTTGCEDAAAQRGAGLIPTWGPSQGTRQFGPQIDHVFATDGIAAETFDVRDIEGSDHRAIMATLRIQNS from the coding sequence GTGGTCGCGGCCGTGTTCGCGGTGGCCGTGGCGGTGCCGACCGTGCCGGACCTCCTGTTCGGGCTCGACCGGCGCAGCCCGTTCGCACAGCTCGTGTCGATGCGGCCGTGGATCCTCGGCGGGGTGCTCGTCCTGCTCGTGCTGCTGCTCATCGTGATGGTGTTCGAGCGCCGGGTGTGGCCGTTCGCCGCCGGTGTGCTGGCAGTGCTCCTCGTCGGCGGAGGGATCGTCCTCCCCCGCGTGCTGCCCGACACCGCACCCGCGCGAGGGGCCCCCTTCCGGGTGCTGGCGTTCAACACGTTCGAGGGCGGGGCGAACGCCGAACAACTCGCCGCCCTGATCGAGGACCAGCAACCGGACGCGGTGGCGATCAGCGAGTCCGGCCGCAACTTCGCCGACAAGCTCCAACCACTGGTCGAGCCGCTGGGCTACCAGGTGCACGTCACCACCATCGATCCCGCGGACGACGACGTCGAGGAAGTCACCGCCGTCGTGTCGGACCAGCTCGGCGAGGTCGAGGTCCGCATCGGCGACGAGACCTCCGCATTCCCCTACATCGAGGTGAGCGGTGGGGAGCTCGACGCGCTCCGCTTCGTCGCGTTCCACGCGGTGGCACCGGTGCCCGGCTCCGTGCCGGACTGGAACGCCGACCTCGCGCTGCTCTCCCGGTGGTGCTCCGGGCCGACCCCGGCCGTGATCGCGGGCGACTTCAACGCCACGCTGGACCACTCCGCGCTGCGCGACGGCACCACCGGTTGCGAGGACGCGGCAGCGCAGCGGGGCGCCGGGCTGATCCCGACCTGGGGCCCGAGCCAGGGAACCCGGCAGTTCGGCCCGCAGATCGACCACGTGTTCGCCACGGACGGCATCGCCGCCGAGACGTTCGACGTGCGCGACATCGAGGGCAGCGACCACCGCGCGATCATGGCGACGCTGCGCATCCAGAACTCGTGA
- a CDS encoding MFS transporter has product MDVAAAKGLSAYRTVLALPGVASVTAVSFLARLPASAAAITLTLHVVLTLDKGYAAAGVVGAAATVGMAIGAPLLGRLVDRRGLRPMLAITLSAQAVFWGVAPFLPYSALLVSALIGGLLGVPVYSVTRQSLAVLVPPGRRRQAFALDSMSVEFSYIIGPAIGAVLALQVSSTAAMWTVGAGWLVAGGVLALLNPPTRVADAADGGPPPPVRQWLDRRLLGALLATTAAVIVVFGTELSMIAGLQLGGQAGWIPVANAVWCVASLVGGFAYGAARRSRSLPLLVGGLGVAALPVALAGPWWSYALLLVPVGLLIAPSMAASAETVSALAPEHVRGLVTGLHGSAITIGATVATPLAGLIVDIASPAVAVLTVASVGMGAAALVGLLGRRGGSLPSPPQRVLNRFREDLR; this is encoded by the coding sequence GTGGACGTCGCCGCCGCGAAGGGCTTGAGCGCATACCGCACCGTCCTCGCCCTTCCCGGCGTCGCATCCGTCACCGCGGTGTCGTTCCTCGCCCGCCTGCCCGCGTCCGCAGCGGCGATCACACTCACGCTGCACGTGGTGCTCACCCTCGACAAGGGGTATGCGGCTGCGGGGGTCGTCGGCGCAGCGGCCACCGTCGGCATGGCGATCGGCGCACCGCTGCTCGGCCGGCTGGTCGACCGGCGCGGGCTGCGCCCGATGCTCGCAATCACGCTGTCCGCCCAGGCCGTGTTCTGGGGTGTCGCGCCGTTCCTGCCGTACTCGGCCCTGCTGGTGAGCGCCCTGATCGGTGGTCTGCTCGGCGTGCCGGTCTACTCCGTCACCCGGCAGTCGCTCGCCGTTCTCGTGCCCCCTGGGCGCAGGCGGCAGGCGTTCGCGCTCGACTCGATGTCGGTCGAGTTCTCGTACATCATCGGGCCGGCGATCGGCGCGGTGCTGGCGTTGCAGGTGTCGTCCACGGCCGCCATGTGGACGGTCGGCGCCGGTTGGCTGGTGGCGGGCGGTGTTCTCGCGCTGCTGAACCCGCCCACCCGCGTGGCGGACGCCGCGGACGGTGGGCCGCCCCCGCCCGTCCGGCAGTGGCTCGACCGGCGCCTGCTCGGGGCTCTGCTGGCCACCACGGCCGCGGTGATCGTCGTCTTCGGCACCGAGCTGTCGATGATCGCCGGTCTCCAGCTCGGCGGGCAGGCAGGCTGGATCCCGGTCGCCAACGCCGTGTGGTGCGTTGCGTCGCTCGTCGGCGGGTTCGCGTACGGCGCGGCCCGGCGTTCCCGCTCGCTCCCGCTGCTCGTCGGCGGCCTCGGGGTCGCGGCGCTCCCCGTCGCGTTGGCGGGCCCGTGGTGGTCCTACGCCCTCCTGCTCGTGCCCGTCGGGCTGCTGATCGCGCCCTCGATGGCCGCGAGCGCCGAGACCGTCAGCGCGCTGGCGCCCGAGCACGTTCGCGGGCTGGTCACCGGGCTCCACGGCTCGGCCATCACCATCGGCGCCACCGTCGCCACGCCGCTCGCCGGGCTCATCGTCGACATCGCCTCACCCGCCGTCGCGGTCCTCACCGTCGCCTCGGTGGGGATGGGCGCCGCCGCGCTGGTCGGGCTGCTCGGCCGGCGCGGCGGGAGTCTTCCGTCACCCCCTCAGCGGGTTCTCAACCGATTTAGGGAAGACTTGCGGTGA